Part of the Azotosporobacter soli genome, TGCCGTTTTCCTTCAGCGTCAGCGCTTCTTCGCCGCCGCGGCCAAAAACGAACGGGTCGCCGCCTTTGAGACGCAGCACGCGCTTGCCCTCTTGCGCCTTATCCACTAACAATTGGTTAATGTCTTCCTGACGCATCGTGTGGTCGCTCGAAGCCTTGCCGACATAAATCAGTTCCACATCCGGTCGCGCTTCGGCCAGCAGGCGGCTGTCCGCCAAGCGGTCATATACGATGGTGTCGGCCAGGCGAATGTATTGCTGTCCTTTCAGCGTCATCAGCTGATAGTCGCCGGGTCCGGCGCCGACTAGATATACCATTCCGTGTTTCATGCCTGTCCCTCCATGATTTCCTGTAAAATCTCACGCGCGCCGTCATCAAGCATCGCGTCGGCCAGTTGCAGTCCGAGTTCATTGCCTTTATCGGCCGGGCCGCATACGCTGCGTCGTAGCCCGCGTTTTCCGTCAAGCGAATATACCGCCGCTTCCAAGCGCAGTTCATTCTTTGTCACCGTAGCATACACGCCGAGCGGCACCTGGCAGCCGCCTTCCACGCGATGCAGATAGGCCCGTTCCGCCGCCGCGCCCTGATGCGTCGGCAAATGATCTAAAAAAGCAATCCGCTCTCTGCTTTCGCTGTCGTCAGCGCGGCATTCAATTGCCAGCGCGCCTTGTCCGACTGCAGGCAGACAAATTTCCGGCGGCAGTTCTTCACGGATTCTCTCCTGCCAGCCCAGTCGTTTTAATCCGGCGGCCGCGAGAAGGATCGCATCAAACTGTCCCTCGTCCAGTTTGCGCAGCCGCGTATCGAGGTTGCCGCGCAGATCGAGAATTGTCAGATCCGGCCGGTGGTGCAGGAGCTGCGCTTTACGCCGCAGGCTCGACGTTCCCACCTTCGCGCCGGACGGCAATTCCGCCAGACTGTTGTATTTCACCGACACCAATGCATCAGCCGCATCCGCGCGCTCGGTAATCGCGCCCAAGATCAGGCCCTCCGGCAATTGCGTCGGCATATCTTTCAGGCTATGCACGGCCAAATCGATTTCGCCTGCCAGCATCGCCTGTTCCAGTTCTTTCGTGAATAAACCCTTGCCGCCGATCTTAGCCAGCGGAACATCGAGGATTTTGTCTCCGGTCGTCA contains:
- the hemC gene encoding hydroxymethylbilane synthase, with protein sequence MVKKTVVIGTRASKLALWQAHHIADALRSEYPDLNVEIRHMVTTGDKILDVPLAKIGGKGLFTKELEQAMLAGEIDLAVHSLKDMPTQLPEGLILGAITERADAADALVSVKYNSLAELPSGAKVGTSSLRRKAQLLHHRPDLTILDLRGNLDTRLRKLDEGQFDAILLAAAGLKRLGWQERIREELPPEICLPAVGQGALAIECRADDSESRERIAFLDHLPTHQGAAAERAYLHRVEGGCQVPLGVYATVTKNELRLEAAVYSLDGKRGLRRSVCGPADKGNELGLQLADAMLDDGAREILQEIMEGQA